Proteins co-encoded in one Phenylobacterium soli genomic window:
- a CDS encoding indolepyruvate ferredoxin oxidoreductase family protein — MRHTEVTLDDKFLLTEGRVFITGVQALLRVLMDQHRLDQASGLKTAGFVSGYRGSPLGGLDQQAHRAERFLKAADVVFKEGLNEDLAATAVWGSQQANLFPGARYDGVFGMWYGKAPGVDRTGDAFKHANFAGVWPKGGVLAVAGDDHFCKSSTLPSQSEFAFQDAEIPVLSPADIQEVLDYGLLGYAMSRFSGLWVGLIALADTMDSGTTIDVTLSRHKILTPDNVRLPPGGLGIRLKDQPLDKERRLRTHKLPAALAFARANRIDRVMLGSARPRLGIVCHGQAYKDVVEAFAAMGLSPKEAADLGVSIYKVGMPWPLEPTGIRAFAAGLETLMVIEHKRPIVEGQARAALYDLPAHARPKIIGKADENGHPLLSELGSLSVAEIALAISDRLPAGPHMERVHDYLNRVSAASMAAVTLSSDLQRKPFFCSGCPHNSSTRLPEGSRALAGIGCHYMASFNDPQTDLTSHMGGEGLTWMGASPFTEEKHVFVNLGDGTYNHSGSLAIRASVAAKSNITYKLLFNDAVAMTGGQQAESGFTPAQITRQLAAEGVKKIVVVAAEPERYDGVTDLAPGVEVKPRSELMKVQRELRAVEGVSVLIYDQVCATEKRRRRKRGKMAAAPRRVMINPLVCEGCGDCSKTSHCVSVEPLNTEFGRKRKINQSSCNQDYTCLEGYCPSFITVEGAENAHREAMAALTADATPLPTFEAFSGVKNIVFTGVGGTGVTTVASILAMAAHVDGRSASVVDMTGLAQKGGAVFSHVRIGETEETTVGGRIPAASANVLIACDILVAAGADALALYAKDRTVAVGNADFAPTADFVTERDVRFDSDAQARRIKAAVKAYDQLPAHTLAEDNLGDAIYANMIMLGFAWQKGVVPVSSRALYRAIRLNGVDAEANLQAFELGRKAAHDPEFRGKREDDVPTPETMTLDALIEHRARELTAYQNAAYARRYLDRVEKVRLAEARLGSEALTRAVAVNLYKLMAYKDEYEVARLYSDGRFDAYRKATFKGGKAKVLLSPPILAPKDADGRPKKIAFGGWMIDAGFPALAKLKGLRGTPLDVFGYTAERRTERALIRDYEAGLDKLLAGLSKERLPTAVKIAAVPQQIRGFGHVKDASLKPAKLEETRLWQEWENVAAKATVPA; from the coding sequence ATGCGGCACACGGAAGTGACGCTCGACGACAAATTTCTCCTCACGGAGGGTCGGGTCTTCATCACCGGCGTGCAGGCGCTGCTGCGGGTCCTCATGGACCAGCACCGCCTGGACCAGGCCTCGGGCCTCAAAACCGCGGGATTCGTCTCGGGCTATCGCGGCTCGCCGCTGGGCGGCCTCGACCAGCAGGCCCACCGCGCCGAGCGGTTCCTGAAGGCCGCCGACGTCGTCTTCAAGGAAGGCCTGAACGAGGACCTCGCGGCCACCGCGGTGTGGGGCAGCCAGCAGGCGAACCTGTTCCCCGGCGCGCGCTACGACGGCGTGTTCGGCATGTGGTACGGCAAGGCGCCGGGCGTCGACCGCACCGGCGACGCCTTCAAGCACGCCAATTTCGCTGGCGTCTGGCCCAAGGGCGGGGTGCTGGCGGTGGCCGGCGACGACCATTTCTGCAAATCCTCGACCCTGCCGTCCCAGTCGGAGTTCGCCTTCCAGGACGCCGAGATCCCGGTGCTCTCGCCGGCCGATATCCAGGAGGTGCTGGACTACGGCCTGCTCGGCTACGCCATGAGCCGCTTCTCCGGCCTCTGGGTGGGCCTGATCGCGCTGGCCGACACCATGGACTCCGGCACGACCATCGACGTCACACTGTCGCGCCACAAGATTCTTACGCCCGATAACGTCCGCCTGCCGCCCGGCGGCCTGGGCATCCGTCTCAAGGATCAGCCGCTCGACAAGGAGCGGCGGCTTCGGACCCACAAGCTGCCCGCCGCCCTGGCCTTCGCCCGCGCCAACCGCATCGACCGGGTGATGCTGGGTTCGGCCCGCCCGCGGCTCGGCATCGTCTGTCACGGCCAGGCCTACAAGGACGTCGTCGAGGCCTTCGCGGCCATGGGCCTGTCGCCGAAGGAAGCCGCCGACCTCGGCGTCTCGATCTACAAGGTCGGCATGCCCTGGCCGCTGGAGCCGACGGGGATCCGCGCCTTCGCCGCCGGCCTCGAGACCCTGATGGTGATCGAGCACAAGCGTCCCATCGTCGAGGGCCAGGCCCGCGCCGCCCTCTACGACCTGCCGGCCCATGCGCGGCCGAAGATCATCGGCAAGGCGGACGAGAATGGCCATCCGCTGCTCTCGGAACTCGGCTCGCTCTCGGTGGCCGAGATCGCGCTCGCCATCTCCGACCGCCTGCCGGCGGGCCCGCACATGGAGCGGGTGCACGACTATCTGAACCGGGTGTCCGCGGCCTCGATGGCGGCGGTGACGCTGTCGTCGGACCTGCAGCGCAAGCCGTTCTTCTGCTCGGGTTGCCCGCACAATTCCTCGACCCGCCTGCCGGAAGGCAGCCGCGCCCTCGCCGGCATCGGCTGCCACTACATGGCGAGCTTCAACGATCCGCAGACCGACCTCACCAGCCATATGGGCGGCGAGGGACTGACCTGGATGGGCGCCTCGCCGTTCACCGAGGAGAAGCACGTCTTCGTCAACCTCGGGGACGGCACCTACAACCACTCCGGTTCGCTGGCGATCCGGGCCTCCGTCGCGGCCAAGTCGAACATCACCTACAAGCTGTTGTTCAACGACGCCGTGGCCATGACCGGCGGCCAGCAGGCCGAGAGCGGCTTCACTCCCGCCCAGATCACCCGCCAGCTGGCGGCCGAGGGCGTGAAGAAGATCGTCGTCGTGGCCGCCGAGCCCGAGCGCTACGATGGCGTCACCGATCTCGCCCCGGGCGTCGAGGTGAAGCCGCGTTCGGAGCTGATGAAGGTCCAGCGCGAGCTGCGCGCCGTCGAGGGCGTCAGCGTCCTCATCTACGACCAGGTCTGCGCCACCGAGAAGCGCCGCAGGCGCAAGCGCGGCAAGATGGCCGCCGCCCCCCGACGGGTGATGATCAACCCGCTGGTCTGCGAAGGCTGCGGCGACTGCTCCAAGACCTCGCACTGCGTCTCGGTCGAACCGCTGAACACCGAGTTCGGCCGCAAGCGCAAGATCAACCAGTCGAGCTGCAACCAGGACTACACCTGCCTGGAAGGGTACTGCCCCTCCTTCATCACCGTCGAAGGGGCGGAGAACGCGCACCGCGAGGCCATGGCCGCGCTGACCGCCGACGCCACCCCGCTGCCGACCTTCGAGGCCTTCAGCGGCGTGAAGAACATCGTCTTCACCGGCGTCGGCGGCACGGGCGTGACGACGGTGGCCTCGATCCTGGCCATGGCCGCCCACGTCGACGGCCGCTCGGCCTCGGTGGTGGATATGACCGGCCTCGCCCAGAAGGGCGGCGCGGTGTTCAGCCATGTGCGGATCGGCGAGACCGAGGAGACCACGGTCGGCGGCCGCATCCCCGCGGCCAGCGCCAATGTGCTGATCGCCTGCGACATCCTGGTGGCGGCCGGCGCCGACGCCCTCGCCCTCTACGCCAAGGACCGCACCGTGGCGGTCGGCAACGCCGACTTCGCGCCGACGGCCGACTTCGTCACGGAGCGCGACGTGCGGTTCGACAGCGACGCCCAGGCGCGCCGGATCAAGGCGGCGGTGAAGGCCTACGACCAGCTGCCGGCCCACACCCTGGCCGAGGACAATCTCGGCGACGCGATCTACGCCAACATGATCATGCTGGGCTTCGCCTGGCAGAAGGGCGTGGTGCCCGTCTCCAGCCGGGCGCTCTATCGCGCCATCCGACTGAACGGCGTCGACGCGGAGGCCAACCTCCAGGCCTTCGAACTCGGTCGCAAGGCGGCCCACGATCCGGAGTTCCGCGGCAAGCGCGAGGACGACGTGCCGACGCCGGAGACCATGACGCTCGACGCCCTGATCGAGCATCGCGCCCGCGAGCTGACGGCTTATCAGAACGCCGCCTACGCCCGCCGCTACCTCGACCGGGTGGAGAAGGTCCGCCTGGCGGAGGCTCGCCTCGGCTCCGAGGCGCTGACCCGCGCCGTGGCGGTGAACCTGTACAAGCTCATGGCCTACAAGGACGAGTACGAGGTGGCGCGCCTCTACTCCGACGGCCGCTTCGACGCCTATCGCAAGGCGACGTTCAAGGGCGGCAAGGCCAAGGTCCTGCTGTCGCCGCCGATCCTGGCGCCCAAGGACGCCGATGGCCGGCCGAAGAAGATCGCCTTCGGCGGCTGGATGATCGACGCCGGGTTCCCGGCGCTGGCGAAGCTGAAGGGCCTTCGGGGCACGCCGCTCGACGTCTTCGGCTACACGGCCGAGCGCCGCACGGAACGGGCCCTGATCCGCGACTATGAGGCCGGCCTCGACAAGCTGCTGGCGGGCCTCAGCAAGGAGCGGCTCCCGACGGCCGTGAAGATCGCCGCGGTCCCGCAACAGATCCGCGGCTTCGGCCACGTCAAGGACGCCTCGCTCAAGCCCGCCAAGCTGGAAGAGACCCGCCTGTGGCAGGAGTGGGAGAACGTGGCGGCGAAGGCGACCGTCCCGGCCTAG
- a CDS encoding Lrp/AsnC family transcriptional regulator: MSEALDSVDAKILDLIQHDAALSVAEIADRVGLSSSPCWRRIKRLEDAGVIQRRVTILDRERLGLGFEVYCTVKLSLPTKENLDAFEQAITKLPEVVQCATVTGAADYELRIVTRDMHAFDDFLRDKILSLGLVSNIESRIVIRSVKNTTAAPLGLVSPYVSAQG; encoded by the coding sequence TTGTCGGAGGCTTTGGACTCGGTCGATGCTAAGATCCTCGACCTGATCCAGCACGATGCGGCCCTTTCGGTGGCCGAGATCGCGGACCGGGTCGGACTGTCGTCCAGCCCGTGCTGGCGGCGCATCAAGCGCCTGGAAGATGCGGGGGTCATCCAGCGGCGCGTGACCATCCTGGACCGCGAGCGGCTGGGCCTTGGGTTCGAAGTCTATTGCACCGTGAAGCTGTCGCTGCCGACCAAGGAAAACCTCGACGCCTTCGAGCAGGCGATCACGAAGCTGCCCGAGGTCGTCCAGTGCGCCACCGTCACCGGCGCGGCCGACTACGAGCTGCGCATCGTCACCCGCGACATGCACGCCTTCGATGACTTCCTGCGCGACAAGATACTGTCGCTGGGCCTGGTCTCCAACATCGAGAGCCGGATCGTCATCCGGTCGGTGAAGAACACCACCGCCGCGCCCCTGGGACTGGTCAGTCCCTATGTGAGCGCGCAAGGCTAG
- a CDS encoding pirin family protein has product MIELVIDQRRRDLGGFEVGRVLPHHGGRMVGPFIFFDHMGPAEFQPGFPRDTDVRPHPHIGLSTLSYLFDGAMTHRDSTGAHIEIRPGEVNWMTAGSGVTHSERFETLRARGGRMNGIQTWLALPLETEECDPWFAHYGDADLPTYEGAGLWARLIAGEAFGATSPVKVSSPLFYVHWRLDAGAKAQLPAAYPERAAYVAQGVVEVDGQQFHEGQMLVFQAGQPVLFTAVTPATVMLLGGEPVGPRLIEWNFVASSKERIEQAKADWRAGRMKLPVADDKEWIPLPGDPPPPANPMS; this is encoded by the coding sequence ATGATCGAGCTCGTGATCGACCAGCGGCGGAGGGATCTCGGCGGGTTCGAGGTCGGTCGCGTGCTGCCGCACCACGGCGGCAGGATGGTCGGGCCGTTCATCTTCTTCGATCACATGGGCCCGGCGGAATTCCAGCCGGGCTTCCCGCGCGACACCGACGTGCGGCCCCATCCGCACATCGGGCTCTCGACCCTCTCCTACTTGTTCGACGGGGCGATGACCCATCGCGACTCGACGGGCGCTCACATCGAGATCAGGCCGGGCGAGGTGAACTGGATGACGGCCGGATCGGGCGTCACCCACTCGGAGCGCTTCGAGACCCTGCGCGCCCGGGGCGGGCGCATGAACGGCATCCAGACCTGGCTCGCCCTGCCGCTCGAGACCGAGGAATGCGATCCGTGGTTCGCCCACTACGGCGACGCGGACCTGCCGACCTATGAAGGCGCTGGGCTCTGGGCGCGGCTGATCGCCGGCGAGGCCTTCGGCGCGACCTCGCCGGTGAAGGTCTCCTCGCCCCTGTTCTATGTCCACTGGCGACTGGATGCGGGCGCCAAGGCGCAGCTCCCCGCTGCTTATCCCGAGCGCGCGGCCTACGTGGCCCAAGGCGTGGTCGAGGTCGACGGCCAGCAGTTCCACGAAGGTCAGATGCTGGTCTTCCAGGCCGGTCAGCCCGTTCTCTTCACCGCGGTGACCCCGGCCACCGTCATGCTGCTCGGCGGCGAGCCGGTGGGCCCTCGGCTCATCGAGTGGAATTTCGTCGCCTCCTCGAAGGAGCGGATCGAGCAGGCGAAGGCCGATTGGCGGGCCGGCCGCATGAAGCTGCCGGTGGCCGACGACAAGGAATGGATCCCCCTGCCGGGCGACCCGCCGCCGCCCGCCAACCCGATGTCCTAG
- a CDS encoding L-serine ammonia-lyase, whose amino-acid sequence MTVSVFDLFKLGIGPSSSHTMGPMTAACRFLAQLEASGALARTVRVETTLYASLALTGRGHATDRAVILGLAGFEPRSLDPDEADRTVDGVRTSGRLMLGGAHEIAFDEARDLLWEGRARLPQHPNALKFETFDAEGASLAARTFFSIGGGFVRDEDEMSQNAPADAGAAVPYPFDSGAALLETAAANDLSIAELVMANETARRPKDEVVAGLDEIIGAMFACIERGVRTEGVLPGGLKVQRRARQVLHNLMCDADKRIADPLAALDWVNLWALAVNEENAAGGRVVTAPTNGAAGLLPAVLRYYDRFHNGTPEGRRTFLLTAAAIGALYKTRASISGAEVGCQGEVGVACSMAAAGLAAALGATNAQIENAAEIAMEHNLGLTCDPIGGLVQIPCIERNAMGAVKAIDAARLALLGDGQHSVSLDKVIATMKRTGEDMSAIYKETSLGGLAVNLAEC is encoded by the coding sequence ATGACCGTCAGCGTCTTCGACCTCTTCAAGCTGGGCATCGGACCGTCCAGTTCGCACACCATGGGCCCGATGACCGCGGCCTGCCGTTTCCTGGCGCAACTCGAAGCCAGCGGAGCCCTGGCCAGGACCGTGCGGGTCGAGACCACGCTCTACGCCTCCCTCGCCCTGACCGGCCGCGGCCACGCCACCGACCGGGCCGTGATCCTCGGGCTGGCTGGCTTCGAGCCGCGCAGCCTCGATCCTGACGAGGCCGACCGGACGGTCGATGGGGTCAGGACGAGCGGGCGCCTGATGCTGGGCGGCGCCCACGAGATCGCGTTCGACGAGGCGCGCGATCTCCTCTGGGAAGGGCGCGCGCGCCTGCCGCAGCACCCCAACGCCCTGAAGTTCGAGACTTTCGACGCCGAGGGCGCCAGCCTCGCCGCGCGGACCTTCTTCTCCATCGGCGGCGGCTTCGTCCGCGACGAGGACGAGATGAGCCAGAACGCGCCGGCGGACGCGGGGGCCGCTGTCCCCTACCCCTTCGACTCCGGCGCAGCGCTCCTCGAAACGGCCGCGGCCAACGATCTGTCCATCGCCGAACTGGTCATGGCGAACGAGACGGCCCGCCGCCCCAAGGACGAGGTGGTGGCGGGTCTCGACGAGATCATCGGCGCGATGTTCGCCTGCATCGAGCGCGGCGTGCGCACCGAGGGCGTGCTGCCCGGCGGGCTGAAGGTCCAGCGGCGCGCGCGCCAGGTGCTGCACAATCTGATGTGCGACGCCGACAAGCGGATCGCCGACCCGCTCGCGGCGCTGGATTGGGTGAACCTCTGGGCCCTGGCGGTGAACGAGGAGAACGCCGCCGGCGGGCGCGTTGTGACCGCCCCGACCAATGGCGCGGCCGGGCTGCTGCCGGCGGTGCTGCGCTACTATGACCGGTTCCACAACGGCACGCCCGAGGGCCGCCGCACCTTCCTGCTCACCGCGGCCGCCATCGGCGCCCTCTACAAGACCCGCGCCTCGATCTCCGGCGCCGAGGTCGGCTGCCAGGGCGAGGTGGGGGTGGCCTGCTCCATGGCTGCGGCCGGGCTCGCCGCCGCGCTCGGGGCCACCAACGCCCAGATCGAGAACGCCGCCGAGATCGCCATGGAGCACAACCTCGGCCTCACCTGCGATCCGATCGGCGGTCTGGTTCAGATCCCGTGCATCGAGCGCAACGCGATGGGCGCGGTGAAGGCGATCGACGCGGCGCGTCTGGCGCTGCTGGGCGATGGCCAGCACTCGGTGAGCCTCGACAAGGTGATCGCCACCATGAAGCGCACCGGCGAGGACATGAGCGCCATCTACAAGGAAACCTCGCTCGGCGGCCTGGCCGTGAACCTGGCCGAGTGCTGA
- a CDS encoding YciI family protein, translating into MLYALLCYNAEDVVFSWSQEEDDAVMAALSKVHSKLRDAGKLGPSLRLMQTTTATTLRKSDPPVVIDGPFAETKEQLLGFYVIDVDSLDEALGIARDLGKANPGGAYEIRPIRLFLPGNFPADVAATAAEPA; encoded by the coding sequence ATGCTCTACGCCCTGCTCTGCTACAACGCCGAGGACGTGGTCTTCTCCTGGAGCCAGGAGGAGGATGACGCGGTGATGGCCGCGCTGTCGAAGGTTCACTCCAAGCTGCGGGACGCCGGCAAGCTCGGCCCCTCGCTGCGCCTGATGCAGACGACGACGGCGACCACCCTGCGCAAGTCCGACCCGCCGGTGGTGATCGACGGCCCGTTCGCCGAGACCAAGGAGCAGCTTCTGGGCTTCTACGTCATCGACGTGGACAGCCTCGACGAGGCGCTCGGCATCGCGCGCGACCTCGGCAAGGCCAATCCCGGCGGAGCCTACGAGATCCGGCCGATCCGGCTCTTCCTGCCCGGCAACTTCCCGGCCGACGTGGCCGCGACCGCCGCGGAGCCTGCCTGA
- a CDS encoding RNA polymerase sigma factor, translating to MTDLAWIDAALTSARPQAIGALLRYFRDLETAEEAYQDACLRALKAWPQNGPPRDPAAWLIMVGRNAALDQARRRTRQTELPSEEVLSDLDDVETPMAERLDGAHYRDDILRLLFICCHPKLPATQQIALALRVVSGLSVKQIARAFLVSEAAMEQRITRAKRVVGQGEAPFETPSPEERERRLAAVAAMIYLVFNEGYSTAAKDAAARIPLCEEAIRLARLLLRLFPSEPEVMGLTALLVLQHSRAPARFDAEGAVVLLDDQDRSLWNRELINEGLALIDKAMRHRQPGAYQIQAAVAALHARAATPADTDWAQIARLYLALERLQPSPVITLNRAVAVSKVEGPAAALELIAPLEAPLGGYFHFYGLKGALLEQLGRTGEARTAFDQAIALANTVAEAAHIRSHLDRLKEGASG from the coding sequence ATGACCGACCTCGCCTGGATCGACGCGGCGCTGACCTCCGCCCGCCCCCAGGCGATCGGCGCCTTGCTGCGCTACTTCCGCGACCTGGAGACGGCGGAGGAGGCCTATCAGGACGCCTGCCTGCGGGCGCTGAAGGCCTGGCCGCAGAACGGGCCGCCGCGCGACCCGGCCGCCTGGCTGATCATGGTCGGCCGCAACGCCGCCCTCGACCAGGCGCGCCGCCGCACGCGGCAGACCGAACTGCCCTCCGAGGAGGTGCTGTCGGACCTCGACGACGTCGAGACGCCGATGGCCGAGCGGCTAGACGGGGCGCACTACCGCGACGACATCCTGCGGCTGCTGTTCATCTGCTGCCATCCGAAGCTGCCGGCGACCCAGCAGATCGCGCTGGCGCTGCGCGTGGTGTCGGGCCTGTCCGTCAAGCAGATCGCCCGCGCCTTCCTGGTCTCCGAAGCGGCGATGGAGCAGCGGATCACCCGGGCCAAGCGGGTCGTCGGCCAGGGGGAGGCGCCGTTCGAGACGCCCTCGCCCGAGGAGCGCGAGCGGCGGCTCGCCGCCGTCGCGGCGATGATCTACCTCGTGTTCAACGAGGGCTATTCGACGGCCGCCAAGGACGCCGCGGCGCGCATCCCGCTCTGCGAGGAGGCGATCCGCCTGGCGCGGCTGCTGCTGCGCCTGTTCCCGAGCGAGCCCGAGGTCATGGGCCTGACCGCGCTGCTCGTCCTGCAGCACAGCCGCGCGCCGGCCCGGTTCGACGCCGAAGGCGCGGTCGTCCTGCTGGACGATCAGGACCGCAGCCTCTGGAACCGCGAGCTGATCAACGAGGGCCTGGCGCTGATCGACAAGGCGATGCGCCACCGACAGCCCGGCGCCTACCAGATCCAGGCGGCGGTCGCGGCGCTGCATGCCCGCGCCGCCACGCCCGCGGACACCGACTGGGCGCAGATCGCGCGACTGTACCTGGCGCTGGAGCGGCTGCAGCCCTCGCCGGTGATCACGCTCAACCGGGCGGTGGCGGTGAGCAAGGTCGAGGGGCCGGCGGCGGCGCTGGAGCTGATCGCGCCGCTGGAGGCGCCGCTCGGCGGCTACTTCCACTTCTATGGCCTCAAGGGCGCGCTGCTGGAGCAGCTCGGCCGGACGGGCGAGGCGCGAACCGCCTTCGACCAGGCCATCGCCCTGGCCAACACCGTGGCCGAGGCCGCCCACATCCGCTCGCATCTCGACCGCCTGAAGGAGGGCGCGAGCGGCTGA
- a CDS encoding YceI family protein: MRRTLTAACALAALAACSPKSETGNATNTAAKAPAPAAAPTSPPSIGEPIVPEAPGQTNAPAGTYTMDPHHSTMVFRVSHLGFSHYRGQFTKMDGQMTFDPAHPEAISVTATIDPKSLSIPVPPAGFKDTLLGKDWLDAGQFPQITYRSTKVEPTGANTARVTGDLTLHGVTKPVVMELVFNGGYAANAYDGARIGFAGHGAFRRSDFGIKTGIPAPGTNMGVGDQVDFTLETEWSSGKPTGPAPAPGK; the protein is encoded by the coding sequence ATGAGACGAACGCTGACCGCCGCCTGCGCTCTGGCCGCACTGGCCGCCTGCTCGCCGAAATCCGAGACCGGCAATGCCACCAACACCGCGGCCAAGGCGCCCGCGCCGGCCGCCGCCCCGACCTCGCCGCCGAGCATCGGCGAGCCGATCGTGCCCGAAGCCCCCGGCCAGACCAACGCCCCGGCCGGGACCTACACCATGGACCCGCACCACTCGACCATGGTGTTCCGCGTCAGCCACCTCGGCTTCTCCCACTACCGCGGCCAGTTCACCAAGATGGACGGCCAGATGACCTTCGACCCGGCGCATCCGGAGGCGATCAGCGTCACCGCCACCATCGACCCGAAGTCGCTGTCGATCCCGGTCCCGCCGGCCGGGTTCAAGGACACCCTGCTCGGCAAGGACTGGCTGGACGCCGGCCAGTTCCCGCAGATCACCTACCGGTCGACCAAGGTCGAGCCGACCGGCGCCAACACCGCCCGGGTGACCGGCGACCTGACCCTGCACGGCGTCACCAAGCCGGTGGTCATGGAGCTGGTCTTCAACGGCGGCTATGCGGCCAACGCCTACGACGGCGCCCGGATCGGCTTCGCCGGCCACGGCGCCTTCCGCCGCTCCGACTTCGGCATCAAGACCGGGATCCCGGCCCCCGGGACCAACATGGGCGTCGGCGACCAGGTGGACTTCACGCTGGAGACGGAGTGGTCGAGCGGCAAGCCGACCGGCCCGGCGCCCGCACCCGGTAAGTAA
- the pgsA gene encoding CDP-diacylglycerol--glycerol-3-phosphate 3-phosphatidyltransferase: protein MKHLPNILTSMRLVLALFMFIALAAAAGDVPGLSNSISPEAQFALQRWAVYAFVVAAVTDFFDGWLARRLNATSVWGAILDPIGDKVLVCGAVLGLLALGPQPMVVLPAGLILFREFTVSALREVGAGKGVKLPVTMLAKWKTTLQLTALALELVIAGWGAFSLPDDPGIREPAALAAHGLFWIAALVTLITGAQYWEQTRKALT from the coding sequence ATGAAGCACCTGCCGAACATCCTGACGTCGATGCGCCTGGTCCTGGCGCTGTTCATGTTCATCGCCCTGGCGGCGGCGGCCGGCGACGTGCCTGGCCTGTCGAACTCGATTTCGCCGGAGGCTCAGTTCGCTCTCCAGCGCTGGGCCGTCTACGCCTTCGTGGTCGCGGCGGTGACCGACTTCTTCGACGGCTGGCTGGCCCGCAGGCTCAACGCCACCTCGGTGTGGGGCGCGATTCTCGACCCGATCGGCGACAAGGTGCTGGTCTGCGGCGCGGTGCTCGGCCTCCTGGCCCTCGGGCCCCAGCCGATGGTCGTCCTGCCGGCCGGCCTCATCCTGTTCCGCGAGTTCACCGTCTCGGCCCTGCGCGAGGTCGGCGCCGGCAAGGGCGTGAAGCTGCCCGTCACCATGCTCGCCAAGTGGAAGACCACTCTGCAGCTCACCGCCCTGGCGCTAGAACTGGTGATCGCCGGCTGGGGCGCCTTCAGCCTGCCCGACGATCCCGGCATTAGAGAGCCCGCGGCCTTGGCGGCGCACGGGCTCTTCTGGATCGCGGCCCTCGTCACCCTCATCACCGGCGCCCAGTACTGGGAGCAGACGCGGAAGGCGCTGACCTGA